The sequence TATGTCTCCCTCGATGGTGCATATCAGGAACTTTCCGAGGCCTTCGCCCGCCGATTTTCCGGATTTCTCCAGCTCAGGGGTGAGAAGGTTCACGCCCGCGTTCATGGCGTTGGCGGCCGACATGATGTGCGGCAGGAACAGCTTCTTCGCCTGGTACAGGTCCCCTACTTCCTGGATCCCCGCGGTGTATCCTTCCTGGATCAGGTTCACCAGGTCGGCTTTTTTCGCGATCGCCTCCTTGGCGACTTCCGCGGATGCTTTCTGGTCG comes from Methanomassiliicoccaceae archaeon and encodes:
- a CDS encoding B12-binding domain-containing protein codes for the protein MTQKDLNERAKKAVTAYDQKASAEVAKEAIAKKADLVNLIQEGYTAGIQEVGDLYQAKKLFLPHIMSAANAMNAGVNLLTPELEKSGKSAGEGLGKFLICTIEGDI